In one Brienomyrus brachyistius isolate T26 chromosome 5, BBRACH_0.4, whole genome shotgun sequence genomic region, the following are encoded:
- the LOC125742145 gene encoding pyridoxal-dependent decarboxylase domain-containing protein 1-like isoform X2, which yields MDHPEKIVNDPVLNKVVKNLNEAMKILEDDRSEVSGKQKAARRHIPGPLQRCGQDAVSILQLVQSLMRGGEAEVHPWVQGDRKVRDVVLLGHSVEAYISMLDREQQRRLATRVQSDVTLWLSCLFRYENGSVSFHEDDREGLLKVCRLVIHSRYKDFATEGVAVLGYRHPVIYQSSACRPGLGQYLCSQLGLPLSCLYIVPCNTAFGSEHRMDAFLLDGIIKEDVESGKLPLLLIANAGTAGAGHTDRLDHLRDLCDQHSMWLHVEGVNLAMLALSCVPSPLLPATKCDSMTLTLGPWLGLPSVPAVTLYRHEDPALALAAGLTWTQLGENLQPLPLWMSLQYLGHSGIVERIQHALGLSHRLLESLKKMAFIKTSGDRQMSLLEALNMMEDEPNSPVVVFKFCQESSTVSNADSVNEFSENEGEFEDTLNRWLGEQLGLLVSASGLDVVYLDDEGSCVRFNPLMTSALLGTQESDVDAVVEHLVSLVPLLCWTTCLRHQFCEEVSRHNRLMYLEEPSWPGLGAVRYQPSGEEPDGSKRQQLVEKINSDLLKQLQVLDAEVDFSTGPEFGAEKNCIFVGMATEDLDVVKLVDTIEAVGRDIEESNQLLDTMSEVVQRGILEAESQLQKATEEKLMQEGVLRQIPMVASVLNWFSPVQSLVKGSTFSLASGSLNSTEHTYTMKTFEVQGRPVMSATVAIEGSLGKESSRRSQVACDSLSQASHLSHAAGAERQNIHSPLPDENGPDTTLDPKH from the exons ATGGACCATCCTGAAAAG ATTGTCAATGACCCTGTGCTTAATAAAGTGGTGAAGAACCTCAATGAGGCTATGAAGATTCTAGAAGATGATCGAAG TGAGGTTTCGGGGAAGCAGAAGGCCGCTCGGAGGCACATCCCAGGACCCCTGCAGCGATG TGGCCAGGACGCCGTCAGTATTCTGCAGTTAGTTCAGAGCCTCATGCGTGGAGGAGAGGCCGAGGTGCATCCATG GGTGCAGGGTGACAGGAAGGTCAGGGATGTGGTTCTTCTCGGGCACAGCGTAGAGGCGTATATCTCCATGCTGGACCGGGAACAGCAGAGACGACTAGCCACTCGGGTCCAGTCCGATGTCACACTTTGGctctcctgcctcttcag GTACGAAAACGGCTCCGTGTCTTTCCATGAGGATGACAGAGAGGGCCTTTTAAAAGTGTGTCGTCTTGTCATCCACTCCCGCTACAAGGACTTCGCCACTGAAGGTGTCGCTGTGCTCGGCTACAGACATCCTGTCATCTACCAGAGCTCTGCCTGCAGGCCTGGCCTGGGTCAATACCTTTGCAGCCAG CTGGGCCTGCCCTTGTCATGCCTTTATATTGTGCCATGTAATACTGCTTTTGGATCTGAACACCGAATG GACGCTTTCTTGCTGGATGGGATCATTAAGGAGGACGTGGAATCAGGGAAGCTTCCTCTGCTGTTGATAGCGAATGCTG GGACGGCAGGTGCAGGACACACTGACAGGCTGGATCATCTGAGAGACCTTTGTGATCAGCACAGCATGTGGCTTCATGTAGAAGG AGTCAATCTAGCAATGCTGGCTTTGAGCTGTGTCCCTTCCCCACTTTTG CCAGCTACGAAATGTGACAGCATGACTCTGACCCTGGGGCCGTGGCTTGGGCTGCCCTCCGTGCCGGCTGTTACCCTTTACAGACACGAGGACCCGGCCTTG GCTCTTGCTGCAGGACTGACTTGGACTCAGCTAGGAGAGAATCTGCAGCCGCTTCCTCTTTGGATGTCCCTGCAGTACCTTGGCCACAGTGGCATAGTGGAGAGGATCCAGCATGCCTTGGGGCTG AGTCATCGTCTTCTAGAAAGTCTGAAGAAGATGGCATTCATTAAAACTTCG GGTGACAGACAGATGTCTCTTCTCGAGGCTTTGAACATG ATGGAGGATGAGCCGAACTCTCCTGTGGTGGTTTTTAAGTTCTGTCAGGAGAGCTCCACAG TATCTAATGCAGATTCAGTGAATGAATTCTCAGAAAACGAGGGAGAATTTGAGGACACACTCAACAGATGG CTGGGTGAACAGTTAGGGCTGCTAGTGTCAGCCAGCGGCCTGGACGTGGTCTACCTGGATGACGAAGGTAGCTGTGTCCGCTTCAACCCGCTGATGACCTCAGCAT TGttgggcacacaggaaagcgaTGTGGACGCTGTTGTGGAGCATTTGGTCAGCTTGGTGCCTCTTCTCTGCTGGACCACGTGTCTTAGACACCAGTTCTGCGAGGAAGTATCCCGCCATAACAGGCTGATGTACCTGGAGGAGCCGAGCTGGCCGGGTCTGGGTGCCGTCAG GTATCAGCCCAGCGGGGAAGAACCTGATGGTTCCAAGAGACAACAGCTGGTGGAAAAGATCAATAGTGACCTGCTGAAGCAactgcaggttctggatgctgaagTGGACTTCTCCACTG GTCCTGAGTTTGGTGCAGAGAAGAACTGTATTTTTGTTGGCATGGCAACAGAGGACCTTGATGTGGTGAAATTGGTTGATACCATTGAAGCCGTGGGAAGAGACATCGAAGAGAGCAACCAG CTGTTGGACACTATGTCAGAGGTGGTGCAGAGGGGCATCCTGGAGGCTGAGTCACAGCTACAGAAAGCTACTGAAGAGAAGCTGATGCAAGAG GGCGTCCTGAGGCAGATCCCAATGGTGGCTTCTGTCCTGAACTGGTTCTCTCCAGTCCAAAGTCTGGTCAAAGGCAGCACTTTCAGCTTGGCTTCAG GCTCGTtaaactccacagaacacacatACACCATGAAGACCTTCGAAGTCCAAGGGAGGCCTGTCATGTCAGCCACTGTTGCCATCGAGGGGTCTCTTG GGAAGGAGTCATCTCGTCGTTCCCAGGTAGCCTGTGACTCGCTTAGTCAGGCGAGCCATCTGAGTCATGCAGCAGGAGCAGAAAGGCAGAACATTCATTCCCCACTTCCAGATGAGAACGGCCCTGACACAACCCTGGACCCCAAACATTAA